The Arthrobacter sp. OAP107 DNA segment AACGGACGTGGCGAACGAGGGGAATCCGCCGGCAGCCGACAGCAGCGGGCTGAGCAGGACCACCAGGACGGAGGCGGCACCGAGTGAGCCGACGACGGCGTCCAGCAGCACGGAACGCGCGAGCCGCTGGCGCAACGGGAGCAGATGGACGAACAGTCCGCTGAGGACCAACGGATAAAACAGCAGGTAGCCAATATCCGCGGGCGACGGGAAGGGAAGCGAACTGGCCCCCGCGAGTGAGCTGACGTAGAAAGTGCTTCCCGCCGCGAACGCTGCCAAGGCCATTGCCACCAGGGCAAGTGCCCGATTCTTGGCACGGTAGGCCGCCAGACCGGCCACAGCCGCGGGCGCCCACGACGCGGGCATGCCGAGCCAAAGGTCCACGAGCGGATTGAACCCCTCGCCGTGTACCATCAGTCCGGCCAGGTACAGGCCCAGGAACACCCACATGAACCACAGCAGCCATGGCCTGGATCCCCCACGCCCGCCAGACCGAAGCGCTCTTCGGATCACGCCTGTCTTCATCCGCCCCCCAGCATCAGATGCGCCGGCAGCACCCGACGGGTACACAGCAACCGCATGTGACTCGTATCGTACGTTACGTCAGGGGCCCATCCGATAGCCGCCTAGTAATTGTGACCGCAAAGAAGCCCCGCACGGCTCGTGTGTCAGCGGTGCAGGGCTTCCGTTTGCTTAAGTCAGGAGGACCGGGCTCAGGCGGGCCCCTCGCTCAGGAAAACCGGGCGGGACGGAACGTGGCCAGCATGGGGTGCTTGTCCCCGGTGAGGATCTCACCGGCAAGGAGCTCGCCGACAACGAGACCCAGCGTTGCACCGGAGTGGGTAAACGCCACAAAGCAGCCGGGCACCTGGCCAAGCTCACCCAGCACCGGCTCACCGTCGCCCGGAATGGGCTTGTAGCCGATCTTCCAGCTGGCAGGTTTCAGCTCGGGGTTGCCGGCGATCAGCTTGCTGGCTTCGTCGGCGAGTTCCTGGACCACGTCCTCCGGGATGCTGAACGAACCGTCTGCATGCTCCGTGATGTGTTCCTCGTACCAGTCGTGGTCCAGGGCAAAGGTACTGCCGGGGTTGGGGCGCACGGCGGCGCGCGGCGTGTTCATCACGGCCTTGACGTCGTGCTCCACCGGCTTGGTCAGCACCAGCATGGACACCGGGGAACCGTTGGGGATATCCACGCCCAGCGGCGCGACGACGGCCGGTGTCGCCGCACCGCACGCCACCAGAACCGCGTCGGCGTCGTATGTCTCGCCCGCCGCTGTCTCGACGCCCACCGCCCGGCCGCCGTCGAGCACGACGGACGACTTGCCGGCGTTCAATACCAGCCGGCCGCCGCGATGGTGGAACTCCTCCATCAGGAAGTCCACCAGGTCCGGCAGGCTGACCCAGCCCTCGCCCGGGTTGAAGATGGCATTCTCAGGAATGGCGCCCGAATCAATGCCGGGTGTGAACGCCGCAACGCCGTCCGGCGCGAGCAGCTTTGAGTCATAGCCGATTGACTTCTCGTAGGCGTGGCGGGCTTTAGTGATCTCCCGCTGCCCGGCGGCGTTCCACATCAGTCCGCCGCCGAACTGCAGCCACTCACGGCTGGGATCGGCAGCGAAGAGGGTGCGGTACCGGTCCACACCGGCGAGGCGGAGCTGGTGGTAGGGCGTGGACCGTTCGCCGGCGGAGTTGAGCCAGGAGAGGGAACGGCCGGTGGCTTCGCTGGCCAGGCCGCGTTCGGTCAGCAGCGTGACGGATGCGCCTTCGCGGAGCAGGTGGACAGCGGTGGAGACACCCAGGATGCCGCCGCCGATGATGGCGACGTGCTTGGTCGCGGTGGAGGACATGAGTTCTCCCTTTCTGTGGATTTTGGACACGGTTGATGGGGACGCGAAGCCGCGTCCGGGAAGGATGGGGCGGCGGGTTGCCGCAAGCTGGTTACCGGTGCTGAGACTTAAGCCCGCGCGTGGATCCCTTCGATGATCCTGAGGACTTCAAGCGGCTCGGCCGGATCGACGGGCAGCGGCCCTTCGCCTCGCAGGGCGGAGGCGAGTTGAACGTAAAACTCCGGGTACGCTCCCCGCTCTGCAGGCACGTGACCGGCTGTCCCGTCCACCCCCAGAAGCCCCCAAGACTCCTGGGAATCGATGCCGTAGGCGGGATCCGACGGCAGCACGCCGGCGGCGAGCGCGGGCTCCTGGCCGTCCAGGCCCCACTTCGTGTACCCCGCCTCCGAGCCCAGGACGTGGAAGCGGGGGCCCACCTGGGCTGCCATGCCGTTCATCCACAGTCTGCTGCGGACTCCGGTCCCGTGAAGCAGGGAGACGAACGCCTCTGTGTCTGCGGCCTCCGGATCCGGTCCCCGGTTGGCCGTCTCGCCGTAGCTCCGTTCAATGGGTCCGAACAGCTGAATGGCCTGGTCGATAAGGTGCGCGCCGAGGTCGTGGAGGATCCCGCCGCCCTGGGCGAGGGAGACGGTGTCGCGCCAGTTGCCGAAGCCCTCCGGCCGCCACCATTCGAACCGTGATTCGAAGGTTCGCACCTCACCCAGGGCCCGCTGCCGAAGCAGCTTCTGCAAAGTCAGGAAGTCGGCGTCCCACCGGCGGTTCTGGAACACAGTGAGCTGCACCCCGGCCTCGGACGCCAGTGCGATCAGTTCCTCCCCCTGGTCTGAGGTCGGAACGAAGGGCTTGTCTACCACCACATGGAGGCCATGTGCAATGGCTGCTGCCGCAAGGTCGAAGTGGGTGTGTGGCGGGGTGCCCAGGATGACCAGGTCCAGGTCCCCGGTCTGCGCGAACATCGCCTCCGGCCTGGGAACGATGCGCGCCTGCGGGTGGAGCCTGGCCGCCTCGGCGGCCCGGGCGGGATCCGCCGTCACGATCACATCCAGCGAGTAGCGCGGATCCGCCGCGATCAGCGGCGTGTGGAAGACCTTGCCGGAGATTCCGAAGCCGACGACGGCGGTCCGGATGGGTGCCGCAGTGCCGTTCAGCATCACAGCACCTCCGAGAGGAAGCGCTGCAGGCGTTCGCTGCGTGGGTTGTCGAACAGTTGTGCCGGGGTGCCGGCTTCCACGACTTCGCCCTCGTCCATGAAGACCACCTGGTCGGCGACCTTGCGGGCGAAGCCCATCTCGTGCGTGACCACCAGCATGGTCATGCCGCGTTTGCCGAGTCCTGCCATGAGGTTCAGGACGCCCTTGACCAGTTCCGGGTCCAGGGCGCTGGTGGCTTCGTCGAACAGCATGACTTCCGGTTCCATGGCCAGGGCGCGGGCGATGGCCACGCGCTGCTGCTGGCCGCCGGACAGGTCGCGGGGCCGGTGGTCGGCCCGCTCGGCCAGTCCTACTTCGGCGAGGCCGCGGCGGGCACGTTCCCTGGCCTCGGCCTTGGGCATGCCCTTGACGCTCCACAGGGCCAGCGCCACGTTTTCCAGGGCTGTGTGGTCCGGGAACAGGTTGAAGTGCTGGAAGACCATGCCGATCCTGGCGCGCAGGATGTCGGGCTTGACCTGGAGGGCGCTTTCACCGGCCAGCAGCACGTCGCCGCTCTTGGGTTCATGCAGCCGGTTGACGCCGCGCAACAGCGTGGACTTGCCCGAGCCTGAGGGCCCGATGATGCAGGTGGTGGTGCCCGGGGCGACGGTGAGGCTGACGTTGCGCAGGACCTCGATGTCCCCGTAGGCCATGGTCAGGTTCTTCAGTTCCAGGCTGGATCCGTGGAACGTATGGTTTTCCGCGGCGGTATTGGCGGTGTTGCTTGCGAGGCTCATGTGTTGCTCCCGGTGATCAGCGGCGAGGCCGCGTCGAGTTCGGTGACTTCCTTCAGACCGCTGGTGGGCGGGGTGGGCCGGCGGCGGCCGGTGCGGAAGCGGCTGTCGAAGTAGTTGACCAGGTGGGTCAGGGGCACGGTGATGACGAGGTAGAAGATGCCTGCCATGACCAGGGGCGAGAGGTTTCCGGAGAGCACGGCGGCGTCCTGGCCTACGCGGAAGAGTTCGCGTTCGCTGACCAGCAGGCCCAGGAAGTAGACCAGGGAGGAGTCCTTGACGATGGCGATGAACTGATTGACCAGGGCAGGCAGGACGCGGCGGACGCCCTGCGGGACCACCACGAGCCGCATGGATTTGGCGTAGCTCATGCCCAGGGCCCGGCACGCTTCGCCCTGGCCCTTGTCGACGCTTTGGATGCCGGCGCGGAAGATTTCGCCGATATAGGCGCTGGCGATCAGGCTCAGCGCAATGATCCCCAGCGGGTACGGGGAGGGTCCGAAGATTGACTGGCTGAACCGGGCGAAGCCCTGCCCGATCAGCAGGATGGTGAGGATGGCCGGAAGGCCGCGGAACAGGTCGGTGTAGATCCGGGCCGGCACCCGCAGCCACTTGGATGGGGAGATGCCCATGACCGCCACCACCATGCCCAGCGCGACGCCGATGATGGTGGCGGCAACGGAAATGATCAGGGTGTTCAGAAGGCCAACCCCAAGGAGTTGGGGCAGGACTTCGGCCATAGCGCCGAAATCGAAAAAGGTACGGATGATGGTGTTGAGCCAGTCCATGGTTGCTCTCAGACGTAGTTAGCTGGTGGACGGCCGAACGGACCGCCGGTGGGTGGTCCGCCCGGCCGCAGGCCGGGTGGCTTTACTTGCTCGGCGTCGGGCTTGCCGTCTGCTCGGCCTTGGGAAGGTACTGCTTGGGCATCGGGGAGCCTGGGAACCACTTCTGGTAGAGCTTCTTCCAGGTTCCGTCCGCCATCGCTGCGGCCAGGCCCTTGTTCAGGGCCTCCTTGAAGGCTGTCTTGCCCTTGGCAACTGCGAAGCCAGCCGGGGCATCGAAGGACGGAATGTCCGCGGCGCTGACCAGGCCGTGCTGCTTCTCATAGGCCTTGGCCGCCTCATAGTCCAGGAAGTGCGCATCCACCGCGCCACTGTTCACCGCGGCGATGGCGGTGTTATTGTCCGGGAAGCGCACCAGGTTCGCCGAGGTGAAGTTCTTCACTGCATAGGCTTCCTGCAGAGTTCCCTGGACCACGCCCAGTCGCTTTCCGTTGAGGCCGGCGACGTCCCTGATGCCCGAGGTTTTGGTGGTAATGACTGTCAGGTAGCCTGCGAGGTAGCCGTCGGAGAAGTCAACAGTTTCCTTGCGCTTGTCCGTGATGCCAATGGCGGCCACGCCCACGTCGAACTGGCCGTTGGCCACGGCGGAGAGCAGCCCGGAGAAGTCCTGGCCGGTGAAGACCACGTTGTCCACGCCGGCGCGGTGGGCAACGTCCTTGAACAGTTCGACGTCGAAGCCGGTGAAATTGCCCTGCGCATCGGCGAAGGTGTACGGCTTGGCATCCCCCAGGCTCGCAACCCGGATGGTGCCCGGCTGGATCAGCCCATAGGGGTTGTCCTGCGTGGACGAGGACGCGGGAGCGCCGCCACAGCCCGACAATGCCACGAGTGCTGCAACAGCCGCCGCGACGGCCACCCCGGGGCGCAGGTTCTTTCGTTTGATCACTTCATCATTCCAATCGTTGAGCAGGCCGCCTCTGGCCCGGGGTCCGAAATCCCTTGTTGAGTCCGGTCTCAGCCGGTACCATTGAGACCGGACTCACATTGGGGTTGCTAAAAATGTAACCCAAGCCACAAAGGCCGTCAAGGCCCTTCTGAAAGGCAGCACATGAGCAGCACCAGTTCGAGGCGGCGGGACGTCACGGTCGCAGATGTCGCCAAGGCCGCGCAGGTCTCCAAGGCCCAGGCCGCCCGCGCGCTGGGCAATTACGGCGCCGTCAGCGACGACGTCCGCGAGCGTGTCCTGGCCGCCGCCGAGGAGCTGTCCTACCGCCCGAACGAACTGGCCCGCAGTATGAACACCGGAAAATCACACACCATTGGCGTTGTGGTGGGGGACATCGAAAACCCGCATTTTGGCCTCGCAACCAGGGGAATCACGGACGCCGCCAAGAAGAGCGGGTTCAACGTCATTCTGGTCAACACGGACGAGAACACAGCGGCTGAAGTGGATGCTGTCCGCGTTCTGCTCGATAAGAGGGTCGACGGCCTGATCGTCGCGCCGGCGTCGTCGGTGGAGACGGAGCATTTGCGGCGGGTCCATGAATCAGGCCGGCCGCTGGTGCTGCTAGACCGCTCGGCTGACGGCCTCGCGGTGGAGACTGTCGCCGTCGACATGGGCGCCATCTCCCACGAATCCACGCGTTACCTGCTTGAGGCAGGGCACCGGCGGGTCGCCTTCATCTCAACGCTGCGCAGCGATCCCGGGTACTCGGCGGGAATGCGCCTGGACTCATCGCAGATCTCGGACCGCCTGGAAGGCATGCGGCGGGCCTTTGCGGACGCGGGCTGCACGTTCCCCGACGACCTGGTACGGCTCAATGCCGGCGATGCCGGCTCCATCCGGAACCTCACGCGCGAGGTGCTGCTCGGCACCGACCGGGCCACCGCCGTCGTGGCTTCGGACGGCCTGATTGCCCTCAGTGTGGTGGAGGCTATTCAGGAACTGGGGCTCCGTATCCCTGAGGACGTGTCGTTCCTGATGTACGACGACTTCGCCTGGACCCGTCTGACCACGCCGCCCCTGACCGTGGTGGCGCAGCCCGTCTACGACATGGGGGCCGCGGCGGCCAATGCCCTGATCAGGCAGATCGATGGCCGGCCGCCGCTGGCCCCGGCGCCGGAGTTCAACGCCAGGCTGGTCCGCCGGGGCTCGGTGGGTACAGCGCCCGTGGCGGTACCGGCACCTTAGGTTCCGATACCGGCTCACTCGGCGTCGCCGTCGTCGTCCTTCTCCCCGTCCTTCAGGAGCAGGGCCGTGCCCTGGTAGGCACCCAGCTCCAGGAAGAAGCTGTGCAGGTCATCGACCTGCCCAACGGCCTCACCGCTGAAGAGGTCGTGGACGCTGCTGCCGGGAACCAGATGGGTCGACTGGATGCTGCCCGCGATGTCCTGGCCGGAGAAGTTGAGCACGGTTGCCTGCAGGTCCCCGCTGCCCAGCCTGTTGACCAGAACCAGCAGGCCGCGCTGGGAAACTTCCGGCACGTCCAGCAGGGTGCTGGTGGCGATCCCGCTCTCTTCCCGCACGGAAAGGATCTTCTGCAGGCGCCGGGCGAAGGAATCCGGGTTCTTAAGCTGGTCCGGCAACGTCCCGTAGAGGCTGCGGGCACGCGGCATGCCGGCAGAGGAGGCCTCCGCCTCGGGGCTGGTGCCCATGATGTCGTGGGCACCCCGGTTGATCCAGCGGGTATCGCCCTGCGCGGTCAGCTCCCGCACTTTCTGGCGGTCAAGGGCGGCGACGCCGGTGAGGTCCCAGCCGGACAGGGCAAAGACGCCCGGCTGCAGGGCGTTGTACATGGACAGCAGAACGTGGACGTCCAGGATCTGGGCCTGCTGTTCCTCCGTGAGGTTATCCGGATCCTGGATGCCGAGGGCGGCCATGATGAAGCTGACGGTGGTGCAGGCGATGCCGTTGGTGGTGAACAGGGCGTTGTACGGAGTGTCCGGTCCGGTCAGCCGCTCCCGCAGGGTCTGCTGGACATGCTCGGCGACTTCGGCCCCGGTGAGCTCCTGGCCATTGAGTTCAAACACGTCGTCCTTGTGCCCGGCAGCGAAATGGACCAGCTCGTAGGTCAGCTCGTCGTGGTTCTGCAGGGCATGGACCAGTGATGCCTGGTCGACGCCGATTTCCATGGCTAGCCGCAGGGTCAGGCGCAGGAATTCGGTGTCGGCAGTCACCAGCGCGTAGTGGTACGCGGGCCGGGTGACGAAGTCGTAGGAAAGATCCGGACCGGCCTCTGAGGTGGCTTTGATGTCATCGATGGTCAGGTTGAGTTCCTGGAAGGAGAACCCGCCCACCTTGCGGATCATGGAGCCGATGAGCTGGTTTGCGGCCTCGGACAGCGGGTGCCCCTCGGACCAGCCCGGCTGCTCCTCGGCGCTCTTCTCCACGCCCAGGAACCCGTTCGCGTCCAGCCGCAGCGCGCCGGTGCCCAGGTCGAGCAGCGAATGCAGCGCATCCCCGACCACCAGGCGCATGCCCGCAAAGGTGGGGTCCAGCCAGTTGATGGACGGCTGTCCGGCCTTGAAGTAGTGCAGGTAGACCCAGCGCCGGGTCTTCCCGGCCGTGTCCACGATCGGCCGTGTGGCACTCCAGTTGGTCTCCTTGACCCCGGGTTCATAGAAGATCACCCGCTGGAGCCGGCCGATGATGTAGCCGGCCTTCTGCAGCGCCTGCTCCGCGTCCGGGCTGATGTTGACGGAGTCTTCGCCTTCGGGAACGTCCGGCAGCAGGTGCCAGTCCTCCTCCGGGATGTCGATCATGTGATAGATGCCGGGATAGTCCCGGAAGTTCATCTCGGCCAGGCGGAAGTCGGCACCCTTGCCCGTGTGGCCGGGAACGATGTCATCAATGACGGTGCCGTCATGGTCGGCAGCGACCTCGCACATCTTGCGGAATTCGTCCTCCGTGCCGAACACCGGGTCGATCGCCATGCTGATGCGGTCGAAGTGCCCGTCCACGCTCGGCGTCTGGGACCAGCCGCGGATGCCGCCGGCGAGCTTGACGGGGCCGGTGTGCAGGCCCCTGATCCCGATCTCCCGGAACGCGTCCCAGAGCTCAGGATCTCCCAGGGCGGAGAGGAAGGACTGGCCCGGGCGCGTGATGAAGGACAACGGGTACGCGGTAAACCAGACGGGGGCGCGTTCCACGGCAGCCCGCGGGTTCGGATGGGCATAGGAGTTCTGCCACATGCTGGCCTGTCCGGAGAGCTGCCGCGCCATCACGTTCGCGTCGCCCAGCATCGCCTGGTTGCGCAGCCACTCAACATAGGCCGCGTTTCGGCCGTCGAATTCGAGCGATGGGCGGTCGGCAAAGAACTGCCGACGGCGGGCGATCGGCCTGAGTGCCTTGGGTCGGGCGGGATAGAAC contains these protein-coding regions:
- a CDS encoding FAD-binding oxidoreductase translates to MSSTATKHVAIIGGGILGVSTAVHLLREGASVTLLTERGLASEATGRSLSWLNSAGERSTPYHQLRLAGVDRYRTLFAADPSREWLQFGGGLMWNAAGQREITKARHAYEKSIGYDSKLLAPDGVAAFTPGIDSGAIPENAIFNPGEGWVSLPDLVDFLMEEFHHRGGRLVLNAGKSSVVLDGGRAVGVETAAGETYDADAVLVACGAATPAVVAPLGVDIPNGSPVSMLVLTKPVEHDVKAVMNTPRAAVRPNPGSTFALDHDWYEEHITEHADGSFSIPEDVVQELADEASKLIAGNPELKPASWKIGYKPIPGDGEPVLGELGQVPGCFVAFTHSGATLGLVVGELLAGEILTGDKHPMLATFRPARFS
- a CDS encoding Gfo/Idh/MocA family oxidoreductase, giving the protein MLNGTAAPIRTAVVGFGISGKVFHTPLIAADPRYSLDVIVTADPARAAEAARLHPQARIVPRPEAMFAQTGDLDLVILGTPPHTHFDLAAAAIAHGLHVVVDKPFVPTSDQGEELIALASEAGVQLTVFQNRRWDADFLTLQKLLRQRALGEVRTFESRFEWWRPEGFGNWRDTVSLAQGGGILHDLGAHLIDQAIQLFGPIERSYGETANRGPDPEAADTEAFVSLLHGTGVRSRLWMNGMAAQVGPRFHVLGSEAGYTKWGLDGQEPALAAGVLPSDPAYGIDSQESWGLLGVDGTAGHVPAERGAYPEFYVQLASALRGEGPLPVDPAEPLEVLRIIEGIHARA
- a CDS encoding amino acid ABC transporter ATP-binding protein, with amino-acid sequence MSLASNTANTAAENHTFHGSSLELKNLTMAYGDIEVLRNVSLTVAPGTTTCIIGPSGSGKSTLLRGVNRLHEPKSGDVLLAGESALQVKPDILRARIGMVFQHFNLFPDHTALENVALALWSVKGMPKAEARERARRGLAEVGLAERADHRPRDLSGGQQQRVAIARALAMEPEVMLFDEATSALDPELVKGVLNLMAGLGKRGMTMLVVTHEMGFARKVADQVVFMDEGEVVEAGTPAQLFDNPRSERLQRFLSEVL
- a CDS encoding amino acid ABC transporter permease — translated: MDWLNTIIRTFFDFGAMAEVLPQLLGVGLLNTLIISVAATIIGVALGMVVAVMGISPSKWLRVPARIYTDLFRGLPAILTILLIGQGFARFSQSIFGPSPYPLGIIALSLIASAYIGEIFRAGIQSVDKGQGEACRALGMSYAKSMRLVVVPQGVRRVLPALVNQFIAIVKDSSLVYFLGLLVSERELFRVGQDAAVLSGNLSPLVMAGIFYLVITVPLTHLVNYFDSRFRTGRRRPTPPTSGLKEVTELDAASPLITGSNT
- a CDS encoding ABC transporter substrate-binding protein is translated as MKRKNLRPGVAVAAAVAALVALSGCGGAPASSSTQDNPYGLIQPGTIRVASLGDAKPYTFADAQGNFTGFDVELFKDVAHRAGVDNVVFTGQDFSGLLSAVANGQFDVGVAAIGITDKRKETVDFSDGYLAGYLTVITTKTSGIRDVAGLNGKRLGVVQGTLQEAYAVKNFTSANLVRFPDNNTAIAAVNSGAVDAHFLDYEAAKAYEKQHGLVSAADIPSFDAPAGFAVAKGKTAFKEALNKGLAAAMADGTWKKLYQKWFPGSPMPKQYLPKAEQTASPTPSK
- a CDS encoding LacI family DNA-binding transcriptional regulator, which translates into the protein MSSTSSRRRDVTVADVAKAAQVSKAQAARALGNYGAVSDDVRERVLAAAEELSYRPNELARSMNTGKSHTIGVVVGDIENPHFGLATRGITDAAKKSGFNVILVNTDENTAAEVDAVRVLLDKRVDGLIVAPASSVETEHLRRVHESGRPLVLLDRSADGLAVETVAVDMGAISHESTRYLLEAGHRRVAFISTLRSDPGYSAGMRLDSSQISDRLEGMRRAFADAGCTFPDDLVRLNAGDAGSIRNLTREVLLGTDRATAVVASDGLIALSVVEAIQELGLRIPEDVSFLMYDDFAWTRLTTPPLTVVAQPVYDMGAAAANALIRQIDGRPPLAPAPEFNARLVRRGSVGTAPVAVPAP
- the treS gene encoding maltose alpha-D-glucosyltransferase, whose amino-acid sequence is MTYDEQFYPARPKALRPIARRRQFFADRPSLEFDGRNAAYVEWLRNQAMLGDANVMARQLSGQASMWQNSYAHPNPRAAVERAPVWFTAYPLSFITRPGQSFLSALGDPELWDAFREIGIRGLHTGPVKLAGGIRGWSQTPSVDGHFDRISMAIDPVFGTEDEFRKMCEVAADHDGTVIDDIVPGHTGKGADFRLAEMNFRDYPGIYHMIDIPEEDWHLLPDVPEGEDSVNISPDAEQALQKAGYIIGRLQRVIFYEPGVKETNWSATRPIVDTAGKTRRWVYLHYFKAGQPSINWLDPTFAGMRLVVGDALHSLLDLGTGALRLDANGFLGVEKSAEEQPGWSEGHPLSEAANQLIGSMIRKVGGFSFQELNLTIDDIKATSEAGPDLSYDFVTRPAYHYALVTADTEFLRLTLRLAMEIGVDQASLVHALQNHDELTYELVHFAAGHKDDVFELNGQELTGAEVAEHVQQTLRERLTGPDTPYNALFTTNGIACTTVSFIMAALGIQDPDNLTEEQQAQILDVHVLLSMYNALQPGVFALSGWDLTGVAALDRQKVRELTAQGDTRWINRGAHDIMGTSPEAEASSAGMPRARSLYGTLPDQLKNPDSFARRLQKILSVREESGIATSTLLDVPEVSQRGLLVLVNRLGSGDLQATVLNFSGQDIAGSIQSTHLVPGSSVHDLFSGEAVGQVDDLHSFFLELGAYQGTALLLKDGEKDDDGDAE